A stretch of Clostridium sp. BJN0001 DNA encodes these proteins:
- a CDS encoding recombinase family protein → MGKIYGYTNILNSSLREKEIFSLFNNGCEKVIEEKDQEKKERLYELLKDLNEEDVLIIARLNRVGKTIKEACDIFKILLDKGGKVKILNIGVIDTMDKLNLIQNAFTTFLDEHKDITNKVKAIKLFNKSGIKEKGIDRNTKSVNHRRNYTEDELDRALKLLCINGGNYSYTQVVKKTGISKSTLIRANKRKNLSHIHVVK, encoded by the coding sequence ATGGGTAAGATTTATGGTTATACGAATATATTGAACAGTTCACTTAGAGAGAAAGAGATTTTTTCATTATTTAATAATGGATGTGAAAAAGTTATCGAAGAAAAGGATCAGGAGAAAAAAGAGAGACTTTATGAACTTTTAAAAGATCTTAATGAAGAAGATGTTTTAATAATAGCTCGCCTTAATAGAGTCGGAAAAACAATTAAGGAAGCATGTGACATATTTAAAATACTGTTAGATAAAGGTGGTAAGGTTAAGATATTAAATATAGGGGTAATAGATACTATGGATAAACTTAATCTTATACAAAATGCATTTACAACATTTCTTGATGAACATAAAGATATTACTAATAAGGTAAAGGCAATAAAACTTTTTAATAAGTCAGGAATAAAGGAAAAAGGAATTGATAGAAATACAAAATCTGTTAATCATAGAAGAAATTATACTGAAGATGAGTTAGATAGAGCGTTAAAACTTTTGTGTATAAATGGTGGAAATTATAGTTATACGCAGGTTGTAAAAAAAACAGGAATTTCTAAAAGTACATTAATAAGAGCGAATAAAAGAAAAAATTTATCCCATATTCATGTTGTAAAATAA
- a CDS encoding nucleoside deaminase, translated as MEMIESADFMKIAKKEALISKKEGEIPVGCVIVKDGKILAKAHNLKQKLKNPIAHAEILAINKATKKLGDWRLNGCEMYVTLEPCPMCAAAIVQSRILRVHIGTFNKDMGACGSVINITDSRELNSFVDVKWEYDKECSDIMTEFFNDRRKIHNIDK; from the coding sequence ATGGAAATGATTGAATCAGCTGATTTTATGAAGATTGCAAAAAAAGAGGCGCTTATTTCCAAAAAAGAAGGAGAAATACCTGTTGGATGTGTGATTGTAAAGGATGGAAAAATATTGGCAAAAGCTCATAATCTTAAACAGAAGCTTAAAAATCCGATTGCACATGCAGAAATTCTTGCAATTAATAAAGCTACGAAGAAGCTAGGAGATTGGAGACTTAATGGCTGCGAAATGTATGTTACTTTAGAGCCATGTCCTATGTGTGCAGCAGCTATAGTTCAAAGCAGAATACTTAGAGTTCACATAGGAACATTTAATAAAGATATGGGTGCCTGTGGTTCCGTAATTAATATTACTGATAGCAGAGAACTTAATTCTTTTGTTGATGTTAAGTGGGAGTATGATAAAGAATGTTCTGACATTATGACTGAATTTTTTAATGATAGACGTAAAATTCACAATATTGATAAATAA